Proteins encoded together in one Mycobacterium sp. MS1601 window:
- a CDS encoding metal-sulfur cluster assembly factor has product MTRYDQALQALSGVVDPELDEPITDLGFVHSLVVSPARNVKVHLRLPTSFCSPNFAYLMAADAKDALTALDWTNDVVVELDDHHDSPIINAGLASDAGYRGTFGHEALDSLDELRQTFHRKAHTAAMERCLTALVRDGRPEASLGEVTLADLPANSAHESLLKRREKIGLSTAPTDLVLVDHTGHQPDDVVLALRKARSTRISIDGNAHFCRGLLKTRYDSPVGPAPEHTLIPLVSLQGASS; this is encoded by the coding sequence ATGACCCGTTATGACCAGGCCCTGCAGGCACTTTCGGGCGTCGTCGACCCCGAGCTCGACGAACCCATCACCGACCTGGGGTTCGTGCATTCACTGGTGGTCAGCCCGGCCCGCAACGTCAAGGTGCACCTACGGCTACCGACATCGTTCTGCTCGCCGAACTTCGCCTACCTGATGGCCGCCGACGCCAAAGACGCTTTGACTGCCCTGGATTGGACCAACGATGTGGTCGTGGAACTCGACGACCATCACGACTCCCCCATCATCAACGCCGGCCTGGCCTCCGACGCCGGCTACCGCGGCACATTCGGCCACGAGGCACTGGACAGTCTCGACGAACTGCGGCAGACATTTCACCGCAAGGCGCACACCGCGGCGATGGAACGCTGCTTGACGGCGCTGGTGCGTGACGGGCGGCCCGAGGCCAGCCTGGGCGAGGTGACACTGGCCGACCTGCCGGCAAACAGCGCACACGAATCGTTGCTCAAACGGCGTGAGAAGATCGGACTCTCAACGGCACCAACAGATCTGGTCCTGGTGGATCACACCGGTCACCAACCCGACGACGTGGTGCTTGCACTGCGCAAGGCCCGCTCCACCCGGATCTCCATCGACGGCAATGCGCACTTCTGCCGCGGGCTGCTCAAGACCCGCTACGACAGCCCCGTCGGCCCGGCACCCGAACACACCCTCATCCCCCTGGTTTCCCTGCAAGGAGCATCCTCATGA
- a CDS encoding NAD(P)-dependent alcohol dehydrogenase, with protein sequence MRAVQVVGYHQNLEMTEVPIPTPTGPFDVVVKIGGAGVCRTDLHILEGQWAEKSQVQLPYTIGHENAGWVHAAGSAVTNVAEGDKVIVHPLITCGFCRACRSGADVHCEANAFPGIDTNGGYAEYLLTSARSVVKIDDALEPSDVAALADAGLTAYHAAAKAAKRLTPRDRCVVIGAGGLGHIGIQVLKALSPAEIIVVDRNPDALKLAEAIGADHGVVADGTQVQQVLDLTDGHGAETVVDFVGEGGATAEGVAMLRRAGDYHVVGYGENINVPTIDIISTEINFIGNLVGSYNDLQDLMALAARGAVHLHTQKYALDDFQSAIDDLDAGNVRGRAILTP encoded by the coding sequence ATGCGCGCTGTACAGGTGGTCGGCTACCACCAGAATCTGGAGATGACCGAAGTCCCAATTCCCACCCCCACCGGCCCGTTCGACGTCGTCGTCAAGATCGGCGGCGCCGGGGTGTGCCGGACCGACCTGCACATCCTGGAAGGCCAGTGGGCCGAAAAGTCGCAGGTGCAGTTGCCGTACACGATCGGTCACGAGAACGCAGGCTGGGTGCACGCCGCCGGCTCGGCAGTCACCAACGTGGCCGAGGGCGACAAGGTGATCGTGCATCCCCTGATCACCTGCGGGTTCTGCCGAGCCTGCCGCTCCGGTGCCGACGTGCACTGTGAAGCCAACGCCTTTCCCGGCATCGACACCAACGGCGGCTACGCCGAGTACCTGTTGACATCGGCCCGCAGTGTGGTCAAGATCGACGACGCCCTGGAGCCCTCGGACGTCGCCGCGTTGGCCGATGCCGGCCTGACGGCCTACCATGCGGCCGCCAAGGCGGCGAAACGGCTGACACCGCGGGACCGCTGCGTGGTGATCGGCGCCGGCGGCCTCGGCCATATCGGCATTCAGGTGCTCAAAGCGCTGTCACCCGCCGAAATTATTGTGGTGGACCGTAATCCGGATGCTCTCAAGTTGGCCGAGGCCATCGGTGCGGACCACGGTGTGGTTGCCGACGGCACCCAGGTGCAGCAGGTGCTCGACCTGACCGACGGCCACGGCGCCGAGACGGTGGTCGATTTTGTCGGCGAAGGCGGCGCCACCGCAGAGGGAGTGGCGATGTTGCGCCGCGCCGGCGACTACCACGTGGTGGGCTACGGCGAGAACATCAACGTTCCCACCATCGATATCATCTCTACCGAGATCAACTTCATCGGCAATCTCGTCGGCTCCTACAACGACCTGCAAGATCTGATGGCTTTGGCCGCACGGGGCGCCGTCCACCTACACACCCAGAAGTATGCGCTGGACGACTTCCAGTCCGCCATCGACGATCTCGACGCGGGCAACGTCCGCGGCCGAGCCATCCTCACCCCTTAG
- the phoU gene encoding phosphate signaling complex protein PhoU, which produces MRTEFHQRLDDLAATLARMCGQAADEIERATHSLLQADLEAAEVVIGNLDQLNTLKNQVEHDAFQLLALQAPVASDLRAVVGALQTAADSDRMGGLSAHVARIVRRRHPARVLPEEVGGYFAEMGEVAAAMARGAQQVVLSGDVDEAKQILEDDKTMDGLHRHLFTVVMGGEWRHGVAAAVDLVLLGRFYERFADHAVEIARRIIFQTTGSKLTDNDAPAD; this is translated from the coding sequence ATGCGGACCGAATTTCACCAGCGGCTTGACGACCTCGCCGCCACCCTGGCACGGATGTGTGGCCAGGCGGCCGACGAGATCGAACGTGCCACCCATTCGCTGCTGCAGGCAGATCTGGAGGCGGCCGAGGTGGTCATCGGCAACCTCGACCAGCTCAACACCCTCAAGAACCAGGTGGAACACGACGCCTTTCAACTGCTTGCGTTGCAGGCACCCGTCGCCTCCGACCTCAGGGCCGTCGTCGGAGCCCTGCAGACCGCAGCCGACTCCGACCGCATGGGTGGGCTGTCGGCCCACGTCGCCAGAATCGTGCGTCGTCGACATCCCGCCCGGGTACTTCCCGAAGAGGTCGGCGGCTACTTCGCCGAGATGGGAGAGGTCGCCGCGGCGATGGCCCGCGGCGCGCAACAAGTGGTGCTGTCCGGCGACGTGGACGAAGCCAAGCAGATCCTCGAGGACGACAAGACCATGGACGGTTTGCACCGTCACCTGTTCACCGTCGTCATGGGCGGCGAGTGGCGTCACGGTGTCGCCGCGGCGGTGGATCTGGTGCTGCTGGGTCGGTTCTACGAACGGTTCGCCGACCACGCCGTCGAAATCGCCCGCCGCATCATCTTCCAGACCACCGGCTCCAAGCTCACCGACAACGACGCCCCCGCCGACTGA
- a CDS encoding GAF domain-containing protein produces MADGLPDRMQRHHEVDRAVPGRVLASWQRSQEYGVPLESVEPVFAGTEDLGSLFVECGNEVLADLHRTLACEPVSLMLTDADGVVLSRLSGDHSLLQALDDVHLAPGFAYSEREVGTNGLGLALADRVPTLVRAEEHYALSLCTFTCAAVPVLDPLSGRLEGSVNFTTWSRSSSELLLALARSAASNTAALMLARSSGRRPRPTARGQVFRVEMPQLEPGAGTLHRLSDGWNQLVTRAEHAMADGHVVAAIGESGAGRATLLAQAARHAYPRDRILSAGTPAPSDTSTWLELWGPELGKAHTAVVVRDVDTLPTWAAQRLRDLVAQTSGVPFAMTAERFEDIPAALSGLVDTVLVVPPLRERSADVVPLAAHVARRTRGRDVQITPAAARALENYSWPGNVDQLSKVVARAAGRSDVVDVAMLPTEVLAGDTRHLSRIEAFERGEIVRVLGTGTPTMAEAAHELGMSRATLYRKVAQYGIDVNGRAGR; encoded by the coding sequence GTGGCAGACGGATTACCGGACCGCATGCAGCGGCATCACGAGGTCGACCGCGCGGTGCCTGGACGCGTGCTGGCGTCATGGCAGCGCAGCCAGGAGTACGGCGTGCCGCTGGAATCGGTGGAACCGGTGTTCGCCGGTACCGAGGACCTCGGCTCGTTGTTCGTCGAGTGCGGCAACGAGGTACTGGCGGATCTGCACCGAACCCTGGCGTGCGAACCCGTCAGCCTGATGCTCACCGACGCCGACGGGGTGGTGCTCAGCAGACTTTCCGGTGATCACAGTCTGTTGCAGGCACTCGACGACGTCCACCTGGCACCCGGCTTCGCCTATTCGGAGCGTGAGGTGGGCACCAACGGTCTGGGATTGGCCCTGGCGGACCGGGTGCCGACTCTCGTGCGGGCCGAAGAGCACTATGCACTGAGCCTGTGCACGTTCACCTGCGCCGCGGTGCCCGTGTTGGACCCGCTGAGCGGACGGTTGGAAGGCAGCGTCAACTTCACCACGTGGTCGCGATCTTCCAGCGAGCTGTTGCTGGCGCTGGCCCGATCGGCGGCCAGCAACACCGCCGCGCTGATGCTCGCCCGATCCAGCGGCCGTCGTCCTCGCCCGACCGCACGCGGTCAGGTGTTCCGGGTGGAGATGCCCCAGCTGGAACCCGGAGCGGGCACCCTGCACCGACTGTCGGACGGATGGAACCAGCTGGTCACCCGGGCCGAGCACGCGATGGCCGACGGGCACGTGGTCGCCGCCATCGGAGAATCCGGCGCAGGCCGGGCGACTCTGTTGGCCCAGGCGGCGCGACACGCGTACCCGCGCGACCGGATCCTGTCGGCGGGCACGCCCGCACCCTCGGACACGTCGACGTGGTTGGAACTGTGGGGGCCGGAGCTGGGCAAGGCGCACACCGCGGTGGTGGTGCGTGACGTCGACACCCTGCCCACCTGGGCGGCGCAGCGGCTGCGGGATCTGGTGGCGCAGACGTCGGGGGTGCCGTTCGCGATGACGGCCGAGCGTTTCGAGGACATTCCCGCCGCCCTCTCGGGGCTGGTCGATACGGTGCTCGTGGTGCCGCCGCTGCGTGAGAGATCTGCCGACGTGGTGCCGCTGGCGGCCCACGTCGCCCGCCGTACCCGCGGCCGTGACGTTCAGATCACCCCGGCCGCCGCCCGAGCGTTGGAGAACTACAGCTGGCCGGGCAACGTCGACCAGCTGTCCAAGGTGGTGGCACGCGCTGCGGGGCGCTCCGACGTCGTGGACGTGGCGATGCTGCCGACCGAGGTCCTGGCCGGCGACACCAGGCACCTGTCCCGTATCGAGGCGTTCGAACGCGGGGAGATCGTGCGGGTGCTGGGGACGGGCACGCCCACCATGGCGGAGGCGGCACACGAGCTGGGGATGAGCCGCGCGACGCTGTACCGCAAGGTGGCGCAGTACGGTATCGACGTCAATGGCCGCGCGGGTCGGTGA
- a CDS encoding rhamnulokinase, which translates to MTGSVAAVDLGATSGRVMLAEVGPDHLEMRAVARFANDPVSMWNGHREALHWDIAGLYRNVCDGLAAAAHEAPDLAAVGVCSWAVDYGMLRDGRLLANPHHYRDERTSRGVGLVHAQLGPDELYRRNGIQFLPFNTVYQLAAEKADGLLDLADSVLLVPDLVNYWLTGVRAAERTNVSTTALLGRDGAWDTELMRQLGLPTSLFPDLVEAGSVRGPVLPAVRTRLGLPDGMDVVSVGSHDTASAVAAIPMRSDRAAYISCGTWALVGVELPSPVVTDDARRANFTNEVGVDGRIRFLHNVMGMWLLSETVRQFERDGITVELADLLAQAAEMPAPAEVFDTDDPRFLPPGDMPARIEQWYTERGLASPATAAALVRAIVESLAAAFAAAVRTAVDLTGVNVTEVHIVGGGSQNELLCQLTADRLGMPLLAGPVEATALGNVLLSARARGLVSGDLETLRALVGARFPVRRFEPQAATVG; encoded by the coding sequence ATGACGGGTTCGGTCGCGGCGGTCGACCTGGGTGCCACCAGCGGCCGGGTGATGCTCGCCGAGGTGGGCCCCGACCATCTCGAGATGCGGGCGGTGGCGCGCTTCGCCAACGACCCGGTGTCGATGTGGAACGGCCACCGCGAGGCGCTGCACTGGGACATCGCCGGGCTGTACCGCAATGTGTGTGATGGGCTGGCCGCCGCGGCTCACGAGGCGCCGGACCTGGCTGCGGTGGGCGTCTGCTCGTGGGCGGTGGACTACGGGATGCTGCGTGACGGTCGGCTGCTGGCGAACCCGCACCACTACCGCGATGAGCGCACTTCGCGCGGTGTGGGCCTGGTGCACGCGCAGCTGGGTCCCGATGAGTTGTACCGCCGCAACGGTATTCAGTTCCTCCCGTTCAACACCGTCTATCAGCTGGCCGCCGAGAAGGCCGATGGTCTGCTGGACTTGGCGGACTCCGTGCTGCTGGTCCCGGATCTGGTCAACTATTGGCTCACCGGCGTCAGGGCGGCCGAACGCACCAATGTCTCGACCACGGCGCTGCTGGGGCGCGACGGTGCATGGGACACCGAACTGATGAGACAGCTGGGACTGCCCACGTCGCTGTTCCCGGATCTGGTGGAGGCGGGCAGTGTCCGCGGTCCGGTGCTGCCTGCGGTGCGGACCCGGCTCGGGCTGCCCGACGGGATGGACGTGGTGTCGGTGGGTTCCCATGACACCGCCTCCGCAGTGGCGGCCATCCCGATGCGCTCCGACCGCGCCGCTTACATCTCCTGCGGAACCTGGGCTCTGGTAGGTGTCGAGTTGCCGTCGCCGGTGGTCACCGACGATGCGCGGCGTGCGAACTTCACCAATGAGGTGGGGGTCGACGGGCGCATCCGGTTCTTGCACAACGTGATGGGGATGTGGCTGCTCAGCGAGACGGTCCGCCAGTTCGAGCGGGACGGGATCACCGTCGAACTCGCCGACCTGCTGGCTCAGGCCGCTGAGATGCCCGCGCCGGCAGAGGTTTTCGACACCGACGACCCGCGGTTCCTGCCGCCCGGCGACATGCCTGCCCGTATCGAGCAGTGGTACACCGAGCGTGGGCTGGCTTCACCTGCCACTGCCGCAGCGCTGGTGCGTGCCATCGTGGAGAGCCTGGCTGCGGCGTTTGCCGCGGCCGTGCGCACCGCCGTCGATCTCACCGGAGTCAATGTCACCGAGGTGCACATCGTCGGCGGAGGTTCGCAGAACGAGTTGCTGTGCCAGCTCACCGCCGACCGGCTCGGGATGCCGCTGCTGGCCGGCCCGGTCGAGGCGACCGCGTTGGGCAACGTTCTGCTCAGTGCCAGAGCCCGGGGACTGGTCTCCGGTGACCTGGAAACGCTGCGGGCGCTGGTCGGCGCGCGGTTCCCGGTGCGCCGCTTCGAGCCACAGGCTGCCACCGTGGGCTGA
- a CDS encoding putative quinol monooxygenase has protein sequence MIFIVVKWKPKAQYLDSFPDMVAEFTEATRNEPGNLFFEWSRSLDDPSEYVLVEGFRDGDAGKEHVTSAHFTKFVSEAPALLNSTPLIISHSIDTDGWSEMGEIKVD, from the coding sequence GTGATATTCATCGTGGTGAAGTGGAAACCGAAGGCCCAGTACCTCGACTCGTTCCCCGACATGGTGGCCGAGTTCACCGAAGCCACCCGCAACGAGCCGGGAAACCTGTTCTTCGAGTGGTCACGCAGCCTGGACGACCCGTCGGAATACGTTCTGGTGGAAGGGTTTCGCGACGGCGATGCAGGCAAGGAACACGTCACCAGCGCGCACTTCACGAAGTTCGTGTCCGAGGCGCCCGCGCTGCTGAACTCCACACCGCTGATCATCAGCCACTCGATCGACACCGACGGCTGGTCGGAGATGGGCGAGATCAAGGTTGACTGA
- a CDS encoding DUF4235 domain-containing protein, with protein sequence MPSSSKMLYKPLALAASVGGGLLASAVFSQIWKRVDNSQEPPPDPKDLEKSTTSVLAAAALQGLVFAVVRAAVDRASARGFKAVTHQSPQ encoded by the coding sequence ATGCCCAGCTCGTCGAAGATGCTCTACAAACCGCTGGCGCTTGCCGCCAGTGTGGGCGGAGGTCTGCTGGCCAGCGCGGTCTTCAGCCAGATCTGGAAGCGCGTCGACAACAGCCAAGAACCGCCGCCCGACCCGAAGGATCTCGAGAAGTCCACGACGTCGGTGTTGGCTGCGGCGGCGTTGCAGGGCTTGGTGTTCGCCGTGGTGCGCGCTGCGGTGGACCGGGCCAGCGCACGCGGCTTCAAGGCCGTCACGCACCAATCACCCCAGTAG
- a CDS encoding amidohydrolase family protein, whose protein sequence is MYRKDDTSYFVVDAHIALWDARPENQRNIHGKQFIDCFYDYHRNLSPESEVWSYEDYLYQGGERLMKDLFTEGYVDHAIFQPAALGEFYYKGFGQTDEAFELASKHPDKLTYNHNFDPRNGEAGLYQLREDAAKYGLKGVKLYTAEWHGESRGWRLDDPWAYRYFEACREVGIRNIHVHKGPTIRPLDRDAFDVADIDHVASDFTDLNFIVEHCGLPRLEDFCWIATQEPNVHAGLAVAMPFIHTRPKYFAQIMGELLYWVGEDRIQFSSDYALWTPRWLVEAFVDFQIPDELGEYPKITTAQKKKVLGLNAAKMYDIPVPAELQLPSADEPAVGPRGADEMAPA, encoded by the coding sequence ATGTACCGCAAGGACGACACCAGCTACTTCGTCGTGGACGCCCACATCGCGCTCTGGGATGCCCGCCCCGAGAATCAGCGCAACATCCACGGCAAGCAGTTCATCGACTGCTTCTACGACTATCACCGCAATCTGTCACCGGAATCCGAAGTCTGGAGCTACGAGGACTACCTGTACCAGGGCGGCGAGCGGCTGATGAAAGACCTCTTCACCGAGGGCTACGTCGACCACGCGATCTTCCAGCCGGCCGCCCTGGGCGAGTTCTACTACAAGGGTTTCGGCCAGACCGACGAGGCGTTCGAGCTGGCCTCCAAACACCCCGACAAGCTGACCTACAACCACAACTTCGACCCCCGCAACGGCGAAGCCGGCCTCTACCAGCTACGCGAGGACGCAGCCAAGTACGGCCTCAAGGGCGTCAAGCTGTATACCGCGGAGTGGCACGGCGAATCCCGCGGCTGGCGCCTGGACGACCCGTGGGCCTACCGCTATTTCGAGGCCTGTCGCGAGGTCGGCATCCGCAACATCCACGTGCACAAGGGGCCCACCATCCGGCCGCTGGACCGCGACGCCTTCGACGTCGCCGACATCGATCACGTGGCCTCCGACTTCACCGACCTGAACTTCATCGTCGAGCACTGCGGCCTGCCGCGACTGGAGGACTTCTGCTGGATCGCCACCCAGGAACCCAATGTGCACGCGGGCCTGGCCGTCGCCATGCCGTTCATCCACACCCGCCCCAAGTACTTCGCACAGATCATGGGTGAGCTGCTGTACTGGGTGGGCGAGGACCGCATCCAGTTCTCCTCCGACTACGCCCTGTGGACACCGCGCTGGCTGGTCGAGGCGTTCGTAGACTTCCAGATTCCCGACGAACTCGGCGAATACCCGAAGATCACCACCGCCCAGAAGAAGAAGGTCCTGGGGCTCAACGCCGCGAAGATGTACGACATCCCGGTGCCGGCCGAATTGCAGCTTCCGAGCGCGGATGAGCCGGCGGTGGGTCCCCGCGGCGCCGACGAGATGGCACCCGCATGA
- a CDS encoding LacI family DNA-binding transcriptional regulator, with translation MREVAAAASVSIGTVSNVLNAPDKVAPATVARVQAAIDELGFVRNDVARQLRAGRSRSVGLVVLDVGNPFFTDIARAAENRAGELDLTILLGTSDDDPRRERAYIDTFDEQRVFGLLVSPIGDDLTRLTALQRRGTPVVLVDRDGSGTTFDSVAVDDIAGARMAVAHLGEIGRRRITFVGGPAELRQVRDRRSGAQQAVDAIPGARLEVIDTPALTVLAGRAVGELLRDRPAGQRPDAVFCANDLLAIGVLQALTLSGGVRVPEDIALIGYDDIDFASSAVVPLSSIRQPTARIGATAVDLMINAAENSTTHRPEHVVFQPQLVIRGSTAG, from the coding sequence ATGCGCGAAGTGGCGGCGGCGGCCTCGGTGTCCATCGGGACGGTCTCCAATGTCCTCAACGCACCCGACAAGGTCGCGCCCGCCACGGTGGCCCGGGTGCAGGCGGCCATCGACGAATTGGGTTTCGTTCGCAATGACGTGGCACGCCAGCTGCGTGCGGGGCGCTCCCGCAGCGTCGGGCTGGTGGTGCTCGATGTCGGCAACCCGTTCTTCACCGACATCGCCCGCGCCGCGGAGAACCGCGCGGGCGAGCTGGACCTCACCATCCTGCTCGGCACGTCGGACGACGATCCCCGCCGCGAGCGCGCCTATATCGACACCTTCGACGAGCAGCGCGTGTTCGGGTTGCTGGTCTCGCCCATCGGCGACGATCTGACCCGACTGACCGCCCTGCAACGCCGCGGCACCCCGGTGGTGCTGGTGGATCGTGACGGCAGCGGCACCACGTTCGACTCGGTGGCCGTCGACGACATCGCAGGTGCCCGTATGGCGGTCGCTCACCTGGGTGAGATCGGCCGTCGGCGGATCACCTTCGTGGGAGGGCCCGCCGAGCTGCGGCAGGTTCGAGACCGGCGGTCCGGAGCGCAGCAGGCGGTTGACGCCATCCCCGGTGCTCGCCTCGAGGTGATCGACACTCCGGCCCTGACGGTGCTGGCAGGACGTGCGGTCGGCGAGCTGCTGAGGGACCGACCTGCCGGGCAACGCCCGGATGCGGTGTTCTGTGCCAACGATCTGCTGGCGATCGGTGTGCTGCAGGCGCTCACGTTATCCGGGGGCGTCCGCGTCCCGGAAGACATCGCCCTGATCGGTTACGACGACATCGATTTCGCGAGTTCGGCGGTGGTGCCGTTGAGTTCGATCCGTCAGCCCACCGCCCGCATCGGTGCCACCGCTGTGGACCTGATGATCAACGCCGCCGAGAACTCCACGACTCATCGTCCCGAGCATGTGGTGTTTCAGCCCCAACTCGTGATCCGGGGCTCGACCGCGGGCTGA
- a CDS encoding type II toxin-antitoxin system Rv0910 family toxin — protein MASVDVSVSSEQSPREAWALASDLERFGEWMTIFGGWKSDVPSEVQLGTKVSSLIKVKGFRNVIHWEVTSFELFKRLEMRGTGRGGVRIALDMAITDNSPGSTFHLVARLSGGLLNGPVGSLVAKVLESDVRRSVQNLASLRPV, from the coding sequence ATGGCCTCAGTTGATGTCTCAGTCTCCTCCGAGCAGTCCCCACGGGAGGCATGGGCGCTTGCCTCCGACCTGGAGCGCTTCGGCGAGTGGATGACGATCTTCGGCGGTTGGAAGAGCGATGTTCCCTCCGAGGTCCAGTTGGGCACGAAGGTGTCTTCCCTGATCAAGGTGAAGGGCTTCCGCAATGTCATCCACTGGGAGGTGACCAGCTTCGAGCTGTTCAAGCGTCTCGAGATGCGCGGCACCGGCCGGGGTGGGGTTCGCATCGCACTGGACATGGCGATCACGGACAATTCCCCAGGCTCCACCTTTCATCTGGTTGCCCGCCTCAGCGGTGGTCTGCTGAACGGGCCGGTGGGTTCGCTGGTGGCCAAGGTCCTCGAATCCGACGTACGTCGCTCGGTGCAGAATCTGGCTTCGCTGCGGCCGGTGTGA
- a CDS encoding TetR/AcrR family transcriptional regulator encodes MTSPSEEPAWKQRAVERSVKSAKLRAAQRVQRFLDAAQAIIAEKGSTDFTVQEVVDRSRQSLRSFYLQFDGKHELLLALFEDALGRAADQIRTATTGTADPLERLKVAIELLFELSRPDPTTTRPMFTDFAPQLIVSHPAEVREAHAPIIRLFTELMDAAAEAGCLRTGLNPRHLAAMTMQTVMFTAQSSAPAEDHLAHAITADEVWNFCAKGFTAE; translated from the coding sequence GTGACCAGCCCCAGCGAAGAACCCGCATGGAAGCAGCGGGCCGTCGAACGGTCCGTCAAGTCCGCCAAGTTGCGCGCCGCCCAGCGGGTGCAACGGTTCCTCGACGCCGCGCAGGCCATCATCGCCGAGAAGGGCAGCACCGACTTCACGGTGCAGGAGGTCGTCGATCGCTCACGCCAGTCGCTGCGCAGCTTCTACCTCCAGTTCGACGGTAAGCACGAGTTGCTGCTGGCCCTCTTCGAGGACGCCCTGGGCCGCGCCGCGGACCAGATCCGCACCGCGACCACCGGTACAGCCGACCCGCTCGAGCGCCTGAAAGTGGCGATTGAGTTGCTGTTCGAGCTCTCTCGCCCCGACCCCACCACCACGCGACCGATGTTCACCGACTTTGCTCCGCAGTTGATCGTTTCTCACCCCGCCGAGGTTCGAGAGGCACACGCTCCGATCATCCGGCTGTTCACCGAACTGATGGACGCCGCGGCGGAGGCCGGCTGCCTGCGCACCGGGTTGAACCCGAGACACCTGGCCGCCATGACGATGCAGACAGTGATGTTCACCGCACAATCCAGCGCGCCCGCCGAGGACCACCTCGCCCACGCCATCACTGCCGACGAAGTGTGGAACTTCTGCGCGAAGGGCTTTACCGCGGAGTGA